In Thauera aromatica K172, one DNA window encodes the following:
- the cysK gene encoding cysteine synthase A: MSTWYPDNAQSIGRTPLVRLNRILDGAQATVLAKIEGRNPAYSVKCRIGAAMVQDAEARGLLGPGKEIVEPTSGNTGIALAFVCAAKGIPLTLTMPETMSIERRKLLVAFGAKLVLTEGAKGMNGAIAKAQEIVASDPGRYVLLQQFENPANPAIHETTTGPEIWNDTDGAIDILVSGVGTGGTITGVSRYIKRTRDKAIRSIAVEPAASPVLSQTLAGEPLKPGPHKIQGLGAGFVPKVLDLSLVDGVEQVSNEEAVEYALRLAREEGILSGISCGAAVAAAARLARLPENAGKIIVVILPDSGERYLSSILFEGLFDTSGLAI; this comes from the coding sequence ATGTCCACCTGGTATCCCGACAACGCGCAATCCATCGGCCGCACCCCGCTGGTACGCCTGAACCGCATCCTCGACGGCGCCCAGGCCACCGTCCTGGCCAAGATCGAGGGCCGCAACCCGGCCTACTCGGTGAAGTGCCGCATCGGCGCCGCCATGGTGCAGGACGCCGAAGCCCGCGGTCTGCTCGGCCCCGGCAAGGAGATCGTCGAGCCCACCAGCGGCAACACCGGCATCGCGCTCGCCTTCGTCTGCGCGGCGAAGGGCATCCCGCTGACCCTGACCATGCCCGAGACGATGAGCATCGAGCGGCGCAAGCTGCTGGTCGCCTTCGGCGCCAAGCTGGTGCTGACCGAAGGCGCCAAGGGCATGAACGGCGCGATCGCCAAGGCGCAGGAGATCGTCGCTTCCGACCCCGGACGCTACGTGCTGCTGCAGCAGTTCGAGAACCCGGCCAACCCGGCGATCCACGAAACCACCACCGGCCCCGAAATCTGGAACGACACCGACGGCGCGATCGACATTCTGGTATCGGGCGTCGGCACCGGCGGCACCATCACCGGCGTGTCGCGCTACATCAAGCGTACGCGCGACAAGGCGATCCGCTCGATCGCAGTGGAGCCGGCGGCCAGCCCGGTGCTGAGCCAGACCCTCGCCGGCGAGCCGCTCAAGCCCGGACCGCACAAGATCCAGGGGCTGGGCGCGGGCTTCGTGCCCAAGGTGCTCGACCTGTCGCTGGTCGACGGCGTCGAGCAGGTGAGCAACGAGGAAGCGGTCGAATACGCCCTGCGCCTCGCCCGCGAGGAAGGCATCCTGTCGGGCATCTCCTGCGGCGCCGCGGTCGCCGCCGCGGCCCGCCTGGCGCGCCTGCCGGAAAACGCGGGCAAGATCATCGTCGTGATCCTGCCCGACTCGGGCGAACGCTACCTCAGCTCGATCCTGTTCGAAGGCCTGTTCGACACCAGCGGGCTGGCGATCTGA